From Cytophagales bacterium, the proteins below share one genomic window:
- a CDS encoding RiPP maturation radical SAM C-methyltransferase — protein MIIKLINMPFADVAIPSIALTQLKSVLKSDLQDKVEVDIHYFNHELADYLTLDNYRFISNGGQSNNSGFGDWFFRQQAFPHIPDNTQEYLSRYGHLLGMDFLQQKGAFIQEKRQQLDQFLENLIDKYELDKCDIVGFTSMFMQNVGSFAMARKIKERNKDVTIVMGGANCESPMGEELVKNFEMLDFVFSGTSLISFPRFVKSLMTGNRSEAETINGVFSRANTANKIKDKAQILVKEDGEVETVGPIGEELSINECVPLDYDSFLESFDYFFKGKDIAPSLLFETSRGCWWGARAHCTFCGLNGGGMSYRAMKSEIAISMINDLIDRYGDRVKNYSCVDNIIPKEYIREVFPYVKKLEGMKIFYEVRADITSEEMDILSNAGVVEMQPGIESLATSTLKLMKKGTTSFNNLKFLQRTVLYSVLPQWNLLVGFPGEKEEVYAKYVNDLPSYFHLPPPIGVFPVRFDRYSPYYMEADAYNLDLEALDYYTYTYPKDKETLKEMAYYFGDQNYEADYIRITAKWLSKLEILVSDWNKRWRNFDKDNLPVLHFGVQDGKDIVIDQRGERKIIPLTETQKNILINLEKQKSLKGIQSQLKEYDPNELESELSYLLKIRLLHEENGTYMSLVFDENPSEQILDRLKYQEN, from the coding sequence ATGATTATTAAACTCATTAACATGCCGTTTGCGGATGTGGCCATACCCTCCATTGCGCTTACACAACTCAAATCTGTTCTAAAGTCGGATTTGCAGGATAAGGTAGAGGTCGATATTCATTATTTCAACCACGAATTGGCGGATTATCTGACACTGGATAATTATAGGTTTATCTCAAATGGAGGCCAATCTAATAATAGTGGATTCGGGGATTGGTTCTTTAGACAACAAGCGTTTCCCCATATTCCTGACAATACACAGGAGTATTTGTCGAGATATGGCCATTTGTTGGGAATGGATTTTCTTCAACAAAAAGGAGCTTTTATTCAAGAGAAACGCCAACAGCTAGATCAGTTTCTTGAAAATTTAATAGATAAATATGAGCTTGATAAATGCGATATCGTAGGATTTACATCAATGTTCATGCAAAATGTTGGAAGTTTTGCGATGGCTCGCAAGATTAAGGAACGCAACAAAGATGTCACCATCGTGATGGGCGGTGCCAATTGTGAGAGCCCAATGGGGGAAGAGCTGGTTAAGAATTTTGAAATGCTGGATTTCGTGTTTTCAGGGACCTCACTGATCTCTTTTCCGAGGTTTGTTAAAAGCCTCATGACGGGGAACCGGTCAGAAGCAGAAACCATAAATGGCGTTTTCTCCAGAGCGAATACCGCGAATAAGATCAAAGACAAAGCCCAGATCCTGGTAAAGGAAGATGGTGAAGTGGAGACTGTCGGGCCTATCGGTGAGGAACTGTCCATCAATGAATGTGTTCCCCTTGATTATGACTCTTTTCTGGAATCCTTTGATTATTTCTTTAAAGGAAAAGACATTGCGCCAAGTTTGCTATTCGAGACTTCTCGTGGTTGTTGGTGGGGTGCGAGAGCACATTGTACATTTTGCGGCCTGAATGGTGGAGGAATGTCCTATAGAGCGATGAAAAGTGAGATCGCCATCTCTATGATCAATGATTTGATTGATCGCTACGGGGATCGGGTCAAGAATTATTCTTGCGTGGATAACATCATTCCGAAAGAGTATATCCGTGAAGTGTTCCCGTACGTCAAGAAATTGGAAGGCATGAAGATCTTCTACGAAGTACGTGCTGATATTACTTCTGAGGAGATGGACATCCTCTCAAATGCAGGAGTCGTAGAGATGCAGCCTGGTATTGAGTCATTGGCGACTTCCACGTTGAAGTTGATGAAAAAAGGGACCACTTCATTCAACAATCTCAAATTCCTTCAGCGGACTGTGCTTTACTCCGTATTACCGCAGTGGAATTTGTTGGTTGGATTCCCGGGAGAGAAAGAAGAAGTATACGCGAAATACGTTAACGACCTTCCATCGTATTTCCACTTGCCACCTCCGATTGGGGTTTTCCCAGTAAGGTTTGATCGCTACAGTCCTTACTACATGGAAGCTGATGCATACAATCTGGATCTGGAAGCACTGGATTACTATACATACACCTATCCGAAAGATAAGGAAACACTAAAAGAAATGGCCTATTATTTCGGTGATCAAAACTATGAAGCTGATTACATCCGAATTACGGCCAAATGGCTCTCTAAGCTGGAAATACTGGTGAGTGATTGGAATAAACGTTGGAGAAACTTCGATAAGGACAATTTACCTGTTCTTCATTTTGGTGTTCAGGATGGTAAGGATATCGTCATAGATCAGAGAGGAGAAAGGAAAATCATTCCTCTGACTGAAACTCAGAAAAATATCTTGATCAACCTGGAGAAGCAAAAAAGCTTAAAGGGAATTCAATCACAATTGAAAGAGTATGATCCTAATGAATTGGAATCGGAACTTTCCTATTTGCTTAAAATAAGACTCCTACATGAGGAAAACGGTACTTACATGAGTCTGGTATTTGACGAGAATCCATCTGAGCAGATATTGGACAGACTGAAGTATCAGGAGAATTAG